The following coding sequences are from one Formosa haliotis window:
- the nusG gene encoding transcription termination/antitermination protein NusG — protein MSEGNAKKWYVVRAVSGQENKIKAYIENEISRLGLDDYVDQVLVPTEKVIQIRNGKKISKEKVYFPGYIMVQANLTGEVPHIIRSVTNVIGFLGETKGGDPVPLRQSEVNRMLGKVDELTVDTETNVAIPYTIGETVKVIDGPFNGFDGTIEKINEEKRKLEVMVKIFGRKTPLELSYMQVEKV, from the coding sequence ATGTCTGAAGGAAATGCTAAAAAGTGGTATGTTGTTAGAGCTGTAAGTGGTCAAGAAAATAAAATTAAAGCATATATAGAGAATGAAATTTCTCGTTTAGGCTTAGATGATTATGTAGACCAAGTACTTGTTCCTACAGAAAAAGTTATTCAAATCCGTAACGGAAAGAAAATAAGCAAAGAAAAAGTTTATTTCCCAGGTTACATCATGGTTCAAGCTAATTTAACTGGAGAGGTACCTCACATTATTAGATCGGTTACTAACGTAATTGGTTTTTTAGGTGAAACAAAAGGTGGAGATCCAGTGCCATTAAGACAATCTGAAGTAAACAGAATGTTAGGTAAGGTAGACGAGTTAACTGTAGATACAGAAACCAATGTTGCTATTCCTTATACAATTGGCGAAACTGTAAAAGTTATTGATGGTCCATTTAATGGATTCGATGGTACTATTGAAAAGATAAACGAAGAAAAGCGTAAGCTAGAAGTAATGGTAAAGATTTTTGGAAGAAAAACACCATTAGAGTTAAGCTATATGCAGGTTGAAAAAGTATAA
- the rplJ gene encoding 50S ribosomal protein L10: MTREEKSQVIEELTAQLADNANIYVADISGLNAAKTSELRHACFKANIKLAVVKNTLLEKAMEASDRDFGDLPSILKGNTSVMYSETGNAPAKVIKAFRKKAEKPLLKGAFIEETVYLGDDQLDALVDIKSREELIGDIIGLLQSPAKNVISALQSSGGKLSGILKTLSQKEG, from the coding sequence ATGACAAGAGAAGAAAAATCACAAGTAATTGAAGAACTAACTGCACAATTAGCCGATAACGCAAATATCTACGTAGCAGATATTTCTGGGTTAAACGCAGCGAAAACTTCGGAATTACGTCACGCTTGCTTTAAAGCTAACATTAAATTAGCTGTAGTAAAAAATACATTACTTGAAAAAGCAATGGAAGCTTCAGATAGAGACTTTGGTGACTTACCTAGTATTTTAAAAGGTAACACTTCAGTTATGTATTCTGAAACAGGAAACGCTCCTGCAAAAGTAATTAAAGCCTTCAGAAAGAAAGCAGAAAAACCTTTATTAAAGGGAGCTTTTATTGAAGAAACTGTTTACTTAGGAGACGACCAATTAGATGCCTTAGTAGATATCAAATCTCGTGAAGAGTTAATAGGAGATATCATAGGATTATTACAATCGCCTGCTAAGAACGTTATTTCTGCACTTCAATCAAGTGGAGGGAAACTTTCAGGTATCTTAAAAACTTTATCTCAAAAAGAGGGATAA
- the rpoB gene encoding DNA-directed RNA polymerase subunit beta — MLVTQAERLNFSSIINRTDYPDFLDIQIKSFQDFFQLETKSEERGNEGLYNTFMENFPITDTRNQFVLEFLDYFIDPPRYALEECIERGLTYSVPLKARLKLYCTDPEHEDFETIVQDVYLGTIPYMTPSGTFCINGAERVVVSQLHRSPGVFFGQSFHANGTKLYSARVIPFKGSWIEFATDINSVMYAYIDRKKKLPVTTLFRAIGFERDKDILEIFDLAEEVKVSKSGLKKYLGRKLAARVLNTWHEDFVDEDTGEVVSIERNEIVLDRDTVLDKDNIEEILEANVKTVLLHKESAQQGDYAIIHNTLQKDPTNSEKEAVEHIYRQLRNAEPPDEETARGIIDKLFFSDQRYSLGEVGRYRMNKKLGLDIGMDKQVLTKEDIITIIKYLIELINSKAEIDDIDHLSNRRVRTVGEQLSQQFGVGLARMARTIRERMNVRDNEVFTPIDLINAKTLSSVINSFFGTNQLSQFMDQTNPLAEITHKRRLSALGPGGLSRERAGFEVRDVHYTHYGRLCPIETPEGPNIGLISSLSVYAKVNSMGFIETPYRAVTDGVVDIQNPPVYLSAEEEEEKLIAQATVTIDENAKIVHDKVIARMEGDFPVIEPTALHYTDVAPNQISSISASLIPFLEHDDANRALMGSNMMRQAVPLLRAQAPIVGTGLERQVATDSRVLINAEGSGVVEYVDANEITIKYDRTVDEAAVSFDSDIKTYPLVKFRKTNQGTSINLKPIVRKGDRVQKGQVLCQGYATENGELALGRNMKVAFMPWKGYNFEDAIVISEKVVREDIFTSIHIDEYSLEVRDTKLGNEELTNDIPNVSEEATKDLDENGMIRVGAEVKPGDILIGKITPKGESDPTPEEKLLRAIFGDKAGDVKDASLKASPSLNGVVIDKKLFARAVKDKRKRAKDKEDILQLEGIYSSKFEELKNVLIDKLFTLVGGKTAQGIFNDLGEEVLPKGKKYTLKMLNAVEDYTHLTSGVWTTDDHTNKLVADLIHNYKIKENDLQGSLRREKFTISVGDELPAGIIKLAKVYIAKKRKLKVGDKMAGRHGNKGIVARIVRQEDMPFLEDGTPVDIVLNPLGVPSRMNIGQIYETVLGWAGQNLGRTYATPIFDGATIDQINELTDEAGIPRYGHTYLYDGGTGDRFDQPATVGVIYMLKLGHMVDDKMHARSIGPYSLITQQPLGGKAQFGGQRFGEMEVWALEAYGASATLREILTVKSDDVIGRAKTYEAIVKGEQMPEPGLPESFNVLMHELKGLGLDIRLEE; from the coding sequence ATGTTAGTAACACAAGCTGAAAGATTAAATTTCTCGTCTATTATCAATAGAACAGATTATCCAGATTTCTTGGATATTCAGATTAAATCCTTCCAGGATTTTTTCCAACTAGAAACAAAATCTGAAGAAAGAGGTAATGAAGGTTTATATAACACCTTCATGGAAAACTTCCCAATAACAGACACACGTAATCAATTTGTTTTAGAATTTTTAGATTACTTCATTGATCCACCAAGATACGCCTTAGAAGAATGTATCGAGAGAGGACTTACTTATAGCGTTCCGCTTAAAGCAAGGTTAAAACTGTACTGTACAGACCCTGAACATGAGGATTTCGAGACTATTGTTCAAGATGTGTACTTAGGTACAATTCCTTACATGACTCCTTCTGGCACCTTTTGTATCAATGGTGCAGAGCGTGTAGTCGTTTCTCAATTACACCGTTCTCCGGGGGTTTTCTTTGGTCAATCATTCCACGCTAATGGGACCAAATTATACTCTGCTAGAGTTATTCCATTTAAAGGATCTTGGATTGAATTTGCTACAGACATTAACAGTGTTATGTATGCATATATCGATCGTAAGAAAAAGTTACCTGTAACTACCCTGTTTAGAGCCATTGGTTTTGAACGTGATAAAGATATTCTAGAAATTTTTGATCTTGCCGAAGAAGTTAAAGTTTCAAAATCTGGACTTAAAAAATACTTAGGGCGTAAATTAGCTGCTCGTGTACTTAACACTTGGCACGAAGATTTTGTTGATGAAGATACTGGAGAAGTTGTTTCTATAGAGCGTAACGAAATTGTATTAGATCGTGATACAGTTTTAGATAAAGATAATATTGAAGAAATTCTTGAAGCTAATGTAAAGACTGTCCTTTTACATAAAGAAAGTGCGCAACAAGGAGATTATGCTATTATTCATAACACGCTTCAAAAAGATCCAACAAACTCTGAAAAAGAAGCTGTTGAGCATATCTATCGTCAATTACGTAATGCCGAACCGCCAGATGAAGAAACGGCTAGAGGTATTATAGACAAATTATTCTTCTCAGACCAACGTTACTCTTTAGGAGAAGTTGGACGTTATAGAATGAACAAAAAATTAGGTCTTGATATTGGAATGGATAAGCAAGTGCTTACCAAAGAAGATATCATTACCATCATAAAATATTTAATCGAGCTTATCAACTCTAAAGCAGAGATTGATGATATTGACCACTTATCTAACCGTCGTGTACGTACAGTAGGTGAACAATTATCTCAACAATTTGGTGTTGGTTTAGCCCGTATGGCACGTACTATTCGTGAGCGTATGAACGTTCGTGATAACGAAGTATTTACTCCAATCGATTTAATTAATGCTAAGACTTTATCGTCTGTAATTAATTCATTCTTTGGTACGAACCAGTTATCTCAATTTATGGATCAAACCAATCCACTTGCAGAAATTACGCACAAGCGTCGTTTATCTGCTCTTGGGCCAGGAGGTTTATCTAGAGAAAGAGCAGGGTTCGAGGTACGTGACGTTCACTACACACACTACGGTCGTCTTTGTCCGATTGAAACTCCAGAAGGACCAAACATTGGTTTAATTTCTTCACTTTCTGTATATGCAAAAGTGAATTCAATGGGATTCATCGAAACACCGTATAGAGCCGTAACAGATGGTGTAGTAGATATTCAAAATCCTCCAGTATATTTAAGTGCAGAAGAGGAAGAAGAAAAATTAATTGCACAAGCAACAGTAACAATCGATGAAAATGCTAAGATTGTTCATGATAAGGTAATTGCTAGAATGGAGGGTGATTTCCCTGTTATAGAACCTACAGCATTACATTATACAGATGTTGCACCAAATCAAATTTCGTCAATATCGGCTTCATTAATTCCGTTCTTAGAACATGATGATGCGAACCGTGCCTTGATGGGATCTAACATGATGCGTCAAGCTGTACCATTATTACGTGCTCAAGCACCTATTGTTGGAACAGGTTTAGAGCGTCAAGTAGCTACAGACTCTCGAGTATTGATTAATGCAGAAGGAAGCGGAGTTGTAGAATATGTAGATGCAAACGAAATTACAATTAAATACGACCGTACAGTCGATGAGGCTGCAGTAAGTTTTGATAGCGATATTAAAACCTATCCGTTAGTTAAGTTTAGAAAAACTAACCAAGGAACCTCAATCAACTTAAAACCTATTGTTCGTAAAGGTGATAGAGTTCAAAAAGGTCAAGTACTTTGTCAAGGTTATGCAACCGAAAACGGTGAATTAGCATTGGGTAGAAACATGAAAGTAGCCTTTATGCCTTGGAAAGGGTATAACTTTGAGGATGCCATCGTGATTTCTGAAAAAGTAGTTCGTGAAGATATCTTTACATCTATCCATATCGATGAGTACTCTTTAGAAGTTAGAGATACTAAATTAGGTAACGAAGAGTTAACTAATGATATTCCTAACGTTTCTGAAGAAGCGACTAAAGATTTAGATGAAAATGGTATGATTCGCGTAGGTGCGGAAGTTAAGCCTGGTGATATCCTTATTGGAAAAATTACACCAAAAGGTGAAAGCGATCCTACTCCAGAAGAAAAATTATTACGTGCTATTTTTGGTGATAAAGCAGGAGATGTAAAAGATGCATCTTTAAAAGCTTCTCCATCCTTAAATGGTGTAGTAATCGATAAAAAATTATTTGCTCGTGCGGTTAAAGATAAGCGTAAGAGAGCTAAGGATAAAGAAGATATTTTACAATTAGAAGGTATTTACTCTTCAAAATTTGAAGAATTAAAGAATGTTTTAATTGATAAATTATTCACTTTAGTTGGCGGTAAAACAGCTCAAGGTATCTTTAACGATTTAGGTGAAGAAGTATTACCAAAAGGTAAGAAATACACGCTTAAAATGTTAAACGCTGTAGAAGACTATACCCACTTAACATCTGGTGTATGGACTACAGACGATCATACTAATAAACTTGTTGCCGATTTAATTCACAACTACAAGATTAAAGAAAACGACTTACAAGGGTCTTTAAGACGTGAGAAGTTTACGATTTCTGTAGGAGATGAATTACCAGCAGGAATTATTAAATTAGCTAAAGTTTATATCGCTAAAAAACGTAAACTAAAAGTAGGAGATAAAATGGCAGGACGTCACGGTAACAAAGGTATTGTTGCTCGTATCGTGCGTCAAGAAGATATGCCATTCTTAGAAGACGGAACACCTGTAGATATAGTATTAAATCCATTAGGGGTACCATCTCGTATGAACATTGGACAAATTTATGAAACTGTTCTTGGTTGGGCAGGTCAAAACTTAGGACGTACGTATGCGACTCCTATTTTTGATGGTGCAACTATCGATCAAATCAACGAATTAACAGACGAAGCTGGAATTCCACGATACGGTCATACCTATCTTTATGATGGTGGAACAGGAGATCGTTTTGACCAACCTGCAACTGTTGGAGTTATCTATATGTTAAAATTAGGACATATGGTAGACGACAAAATGCACGCACGTTCTATCGGGCCATACTCTTTAATTACACAACAACCATTAGGTGGTAAAGCACAATTTGGAGGTCAGCGTTTTGGAGAGATGGAAGTTTGGGCACTTGAGGCATATGGTGCTTCTGCAACCTTAAGAGAAATATTGACAGTGAAATCTGATGATGTTATTGGTAGAGCTAAAACTTACGAAGCAATCGTAAAAGGAGAGCAAATGCCAGAACCTGGATTACCAGAATCATTCAACGTACTTATGCACGAATTGAAAGGTTTAGGACTAGACATTAGATTAGAGGAATAA
- the rplA gene encoding 50S ribosomal protein L1 — MARLAKKQKEALAKIEKGKLYSINEASSLVKDITNAKFDASVDIAVRLGVDPRKANQMVRGVVSLPHGTGKDVKVLALVTPDKEAEAKEAGADYVGLDEFLDKIKSGWTDVDVIITMPSVMGKLGPLGRILGPRGLMPNPKTGTVTMDVAKAVTEVKAGKIDFKVDKTGIVHAAIGKVSFSAEQIAGNANELLQTLMKLKPTAAKGTYVKSIFLSSTMSPSIAVESKIG, encoded by the coding sequence ATGGCAAGATTAGCAAAAAAGCAAAAAGAAGCTTTAGCAAAAATAGAAAAAGGAAAACTTTATTCTATTAATGAAGCATCTTCATTAGTAAAAGACATTACAAATGCAAAATTTGATGCGTCTGTAGATATCGCTGTTCGTTTAGGAGTAGATCCTAGAAAAGCAAACCAAATGGTTAGAGGTGTAGTATCTCTTCCTCATGGTACAGGTAAAGACGTAAAAGTTTTAGCATTAGTAACTCCAGACAAAGAAGCAGAAGCTAAAGAAGCTGGAGCAGATTATGTAGGTTTAGATGAATTTCTTGATAAAATCAAGAGCGGATGGACAGACGTAGATGTAATTATCACTATGCCAAGTGTAATGGGTAAATTAGGACCATTAGGACGTATTTTAGGTCCTCGTGGATTAATGCCTAACCCAAAAACTGGTACTGTAACTATGGACGTTGCAAAAGCAGTAACTGAAGTGAAAGCTGGTAAAATTGACTTTAAAGTTGATAAAACTGGTATCGTTCACGCTGCTATTGGAAAAGTATCTTTTAGTGCAGAGCAAATAGCTGGTAACGCAAACGAATTATTACAAACTTTAATGAAATTAAAGCCAACTGCGGCAAAAGGAACTTACGTTAAGAGTATCTTCTTATCTAGTACTATGAGTCCTAGTATAGCTGTTGAGTCTAAAATTGGTTAA
- the rplL gene encoding 50S ribosomal protein L7/L12, which yields MADLKDFAEQLVNLTVKEVNELATILKDEYGIEPAAAAVAVAAGPAAGEAAEEQTEFDVILKAAGGSKLAVVKLVKELTGLGLKEAKELVDGAPSAIKEAVSKDEAEALKTSLEEAGAEVELK from the coding sequence ATGGCAGATTTAAAAGATTTCGCAGAACAATTAGTTAACTTAACAGTAAAAGAAGTTAATGAATTAGCAACTATATTAAAAGATGAGTACGGTATCGAACCTGCTGCTGCTGCTGTAGCTGTAGCTGCTGGACCTGCTGCTGGTGAAGCTGCAGAAGAGCAAACAGAATTCGACGTAATTCTTAAAGCTGCTGGTGGTTCTAAATTAGCTGTTGTTAAATTAGTTAAAGAATTAACTGGTTTAGGATTAAAAGAAGCTAAAGAATTAGTTGATGGTGCTCCAAGCGCTATTAAAGAAGCTGTATCTAAAGACGAAGCAGAAGCTTTAAAAACATCTTTAGAAGAGGCGGGAGCTGAGGTTGAGCTTAAGTAA
- the secE gene encoding preprotein translocase subunit SecE — protein sequence MAGFVNYVKESFGELKHNVTWPTMAEGQSLTILVAVFSTLFSLAIWGVDTVFSKVISFYFHLIN from the coding sequence ATGGCTGGATTTGTAAATTACGTAAAAGAATCATTCGGAGAGTTAAAGCATAATGTAACTTGGCCAACTATGGCAGAAGGACAAAGCTTAACTATTTTGGTTGCTGTGTTTTCTACACTGTTCTCTTTAGCTATATGGGGAGTAGATACAGTATTCAGCAAAGTCATATCATTTTACTTTCATTTGATAAACTAA
- the hpf gene encoding ribosome hibernation-promoting factor, HPF/YfiA family yields the protein MKVNMQSVNFNADQKLIDFVQKRMDKLDQFYDKVISADVYLKLDNTSDKENKIFEARVSVPGDSFVVKKQCKTFEEGADCAASSLERQLKKRKEKLKSYL from the coding sequence ATGAAAGTAAACATGCAATCAGTGAATTTTAATGCAGACCAAAAATTGATAGATTTTGTTCAAAAGCGTATGGATAAGTTAGATCAGTTTTATGATAAGGTAATAAGTGCCGATGTTTATTTAAAATTAGATAACACGAGCGACAAAGAGAATAAAATCTTTGAAGCTAGAGTAAGTGTACCGGGAGATAGTTTTGTTGTTAAGAAACAATGTAAGACTTTTGAAGAAGGAGCAGATTGTGCCGCTTCGTCGTTAGAAAGACAACTTAAAAAGCGAAAAGAAAAGTTAAAATCATATTTATGA
- the tuf gene encoding elongation factor Tu — protein sequence MAKATFDRSKPHLNIGTIGHVDHGKTTLTAAITKVLADAGYSEAKSFDQIDNAPEEKERGITINTSHVEYQTANRHYAHVDCPGHADYVKNMVTGAAQMDGAILVVAATDGPMPQTREHILLGRQVGIPRIVVFLNKVDMVDDEELLELVDMEVRDLLSFYEYDGDNGPVVSGSALGALNGEQKWVDTVLELMEACDNWIEEPVRDMDKPFLMPIEDVFSITGRGTVATGRIETGVAKTGDPVEIIGMGAEKLTSTITGIEMFRQILDRGEAGDNAGILLRGIDKEQIKRGMVIVKPGSVTPHAKFKAEVYILKKEEGGRHTPFHNNYRPQFYVRTTDVTGTIQLPDGVEMVMPGDNLTITVELLNTIAMNVGLRFAIREGGRTVGAGQVTEILD from the coding sequence ATGGCAAAGGCAACTTTCGATCGTTCAAAACCACACTTAAACATAGGTACTATTGGACACGTAGATCACGGTAAAACAACTTTAACTGCTGCTATTACTAAAGTATTAGCTGATGCAGGTTATTCAGAAGCAAAATCTTTTGATCAAATTGATAATGCTCCAGAAGAAAAAGAAAGAGGTATCACAATTAATACTTCTCACGTAGAATATCAAACAGCTAACCGTCACTATGCTCACGTTGACTGTCCAGGTCACGCGGATTACGTAAAGAACATGGTAACTGGTGCTGCACAAATGGATGGTGCGATCTTAGTAGTTGCTGCTACTGATGGTCCAATGCCACAAACTCGTGAACACATCTTATTAGGACGTCAAGTTGGTATTCCTCGTATCGTTGTTTTCTTAAACAAAGTAGATATGGTGGATGATGAAGAGCTTTTAGAGTTGGTTGACATGGAAGTTAGAGACTTATTATCTTTCTATGAGTACGATGGAGATAACGGACCTGTTGTATCTGGTTCTGCTTTAGGTGCACTTAATGGTGAGCAAAAGTGGGTTGACACTGTGTTAGAATTAATGGAAGCATGTGACAACTGGATCGAAGAGCCTGTACGTGATATGGATAAGCCTTTCTTAATGCCTATCGAAGATGTATTCTCTATTACTGGTCGTGGAACTGTAGCTACAGGTCGTATCGAAACTGGTGTTGCTAAAACAGGAGATCCTGTAGAAATTATTGGTATGGGAGCTGAAAAGTTAACATCTACTATTACAGGTATCGAAATGTTCCGTCAAATCTTAGATAGAGGTGAAGCTGGAGATAACGCAGGTATCTTATTAAGAGGTATTGATAAGGAGCAAATTAAAAGAGGAATGGTAATTGTTAAGCCAGGATCTGTAACTCCACACGCTAAATTTAAAGCTGAGGTTTATATCCTTAAGAAAGAAGAAGGTGGACGTCACACTCCATTCCACAATAACTACCGTCCACAATTCTACGTACGTACAACAGATGTAACTGGAACTATCCAATTACCTGACGGAGTAGAGATGGTTATGCCAGGAGATAACTTAACTATTACTGTTGAGTTACTTAACACTATTGCAATGAATGTAGGTTTACGTTTCGCAATTAGAGAAGGTGGTAGAACTGTTGGTGCAGGTCAAGTAACTGAAATTTTAGACTAA
- the rplK gene encoding 50S ribosomal protein L11, translating into MAKELGKVVKLQVRGGAANPSPPVGPALGAAGVNIMEFCKQFNARTQDKAGKVLPVVISVYKDKSFDFVIKTPPAAVQLLEAAKVKKGSGEPNRKKVAKVSWDQIKTIAEDKMQDLNAFTIESAMKMIAGTARSMGITVTGNAPN; encoded by the coding sequence ATGGCAAAAGAATTAGGTAAAGTAGTTAAGTTACAAGTTCGGGGAGGTGCAGCGAATCCGTCGCCACCGGTTGGACCCGCTTTAGGAGCTGCAGGTGTTAACATCATGGAGTTCTGTAAGCAATTCAATGCTAGAACGCAAGACAAAGCTGGTAAAGTATTACCAGTTGTGATCTCTGTTTACAAAGATAAATCATTTGATTTTGTAATCAAGACACCACCAGCGGCAGTTCAGTTATTAGAAGCAGCCAAGGTGAAGAAAGGTTCAGGTGAACCAAACCGAAAAAAAGTAGCTAAAGTTTCTTGGGATCAGATTAAAACTATTGCTGAAGACAAAATGCAAGATTTAAATGCATTTACTATCGAATCGGCAATGAAAATGATCGCAGGTACCGCAAGGTCTATGGGAATTACCGTAACCGGAAACGCGCCAAATTAA